From Candidatus Binatia bacterium:
CAATCGGCACAACGTTGGCGGGGCCGTGAGCCCGCGCCGCTGCGCGCATATCACGATCCCGGGACATGGCGCGAGAGCGGTCGCTTCAGGACGCAGTTGCCCACGCAAGAATCGCCGCCTTTTCGCTGTCCGAAAGCCGGGCACCCGGGTGAAAGAACGTGTAGTCGCCGGGCGGCATGTCGCCCTTGCGCACGACTGCGGCGATGAGCTGCAACAGCGCGCGGCGCCGCGCGTCGTCGTAGGTGGACCAGCGGTCGAAATCGAGCGCATCGAGCGTGTGCTGGGGAATCCAGTACGAGAACGCGATCTTTGCGTTCCACGGCGGAGCTTTGGTCGCCGAATGACAGTCGTAGCACGCTCTTCGCAGTGCGCCGTCCACGGCGGCCACGCCGGCTACCGGTGAGCGAGCGGCCTCTGCGAGCGGGGCCGGGTTTTGCGCGGCGCACCCCGCGAAAAACGTCGAGGCAACGACGACGGCGGCCAGCAGGCTGCCTGCCGGGCTGACGCGGACAGCAGATTCTCGAGGGTTCATTCGTGGATCACTCATGAGAACTGATTCGCATTTGCGCCATGACGGCATCGTGAAGGAGACACGGGAATCGCCATTTCAGGTTTGCCTCTCTCCTGTCAGCCGGCCCGCGACGATCGGGAGAAGGAACCCCATC
This genomic window contains:
- a CDS encoding heme-binding domain-containing protein yields the protein MNPRESAVRVSPAGSLLAAVVVASTFFAGCAAQNPAPLAEAARSPVAGVAAVDGALRRACYDCHSATKAPPWNAKIAFSYWIPQHTLDALDFDRWSTYDDARRRALLQLIAAVVRKGDMPPGDYTFFHPGARLSDSEKAAILAWATAS